The genomic stretch CAGACGGCCACTCCGAGATCAGCCCACGAGCGACCCCCATTCTGGAGGGACGCAACAGTTCTGAAGTGGGCTGCCCAGATTGCCGTTCTGCTCGGACTCGTCTTCGTGGCTGTGATCGCGGCTCGCAGCGCCGCCAGGAACCTCGAGGCCCAGGGCCTCACGTTCTCGTGGCGATTCCTCAGCGATCCTCCGGGGATTCAACTCTCGGAAGGCTTCGCGACGCTACCCGAATCGGGACTCGAAGCAATCCTGGTCGGTGTGGTGAACATGTTGCGGGTGACCGCGTCCGGTGTTGTCGCCGCAACGATCCTCGGGATCGTGATAGGTATTGCCAGGCTCTCCTCCAACTGGTTGGTGAACAAGTCTTCGACGGTCTACGTCGAGACGATTCGCAACATACCTCTCCTGCTCCAGATCGTGTTCTGGGCCGCCGTCTTCGTCTCCTTCCCCAACCTGGAATCGGAGGGTTCGGGTCCGATCGAGGGGTGGCTGTACGCCACCAACAAGGGCTTGTCGATTCCGTGGTTCTTCCCGCGTGAGGCTTTCTGGCAGTGGTTCGTCTTCGTGGTCGCAGGAGCGGTCGCCGCTCGATTTGCGTTCAGGTGGCGCGTCAGGGTCTTGGAGGAGACCGGGCAGGAAGCCCACGCCGTTGGTTATTCGCTGGCCGCCTTTCTGATCTTCGCCGTCGTCGGCTGGTTTGCCCACCCCCTTGCCGGAGCCATCGGATGGATCTTCGGCGGCCTGGCGTGGCTGTTCGGCAGCATCCCGATGCTGCTCATGCAGATCATCCTGGCCGTCCTGGCGCTCGGCCTGGCCGCCTGGTGGATAAAACGGTTCCTCGACTCGCTGCGCAGCCCCGCAGGTCTGGCGAGACTGACAGACGATGACATATTCCGCATGGGTCTCGCCGGCGCGATGGGTCTGGTCGCCGCAGTCGTCTTCTTCTTGGTCCCGGGCATCACCGAAGGCATCAACCTCGGGCTCGAGCGGCTCTTCCAGTTCTGGGACACCAAGTTCGACTTCCTCCGGACCGGTACCGTGCTCGAATTCGGACGCCCCACAGTCGAAACACCTGGACGGTTCGCCGGATTCGGGTTGACCGGCATGACGATGAGCGGGCCATTCTTCGGTGTATGGATGGGAGTGACGCTCTATACGGCGGCGTTCATAGCAGAGATCGTGCGCGGTGGAATCCTGGCCGTCGCCAAGGGACAGTCTGAGGCCGGGCTGGCTCTGGGCCTCAAGCGAAGCCAGCTGCTGCGGATGATCATCCTCCCGCAGGCATTTCGTATCATCCTCCCGCCGATGGGCAACCAGTACCTCAATCTGGCCAAGAACACGTCTCTCGGAATTGCAGTGGGATACGCCGAGGTGGTCGCCGTCGGGCAGACCCTCTTCAATCAGACCGGTGCAACGATCCAAGTCATCCTGATCTGGATGGGTTTCTACCTGCTGGTCAGCTTGACCCTCTCTTCCATCGTCAACTGGTACAACCGCCGAGTCGCACTGGTGGAGCGCTGATGACAGACCCGATCGTCAACGAAGTACAGCAGTCCGAGAGTGCTCCGGAGAGGCAGTCGGCCGGCGCGATTCGCTGGGCGAAGGAGAACCTCTTCTCGTCGGTACTCAACTCGATCCTCTCGCTCCTGATGCTTGCCATCATCGTTTTCTTTGTCAGAGGGGTACTGAGTTACTCGTTCTCCGAAGACAGGCTCTGGAACGTCATCCCGCGGAACATGAAGCTCTATTGGACCGAGGCATACCCGGTAGCCGAGATGACCCGTACTTGGGTTTCACTCGGGGTTGTCGTCGTTCTCACCGGACTGAGCCTGGCGGTCTGGAGGGTCGGCGGCAGAACGTCTCCCCGTCAGTTCGGGCGCACTCTCGCCTCCCTGGGTATCACCGGCCTCGTGATAGCGGTCCTCGCCGAGGCGTCGGCCGGAATCCGGATCGGCGCAGCAGTGGCCGGACTCGTTCTGATCCTGGCCGGACAAGCCGTTCGTCTGTCGGCAGGACCCCGTTTCAAAGAGGAGACGATCCACATTCGCAGCATCCTGCTCGGCGTCCTGGTGATAATCGGGGTCATCGTCTGGATTCTGCCGATCGAGTCGGGTACCAAGGTCAGCTTGAGCATCCAGGGCGCCCTGCTCGTGGTTTCCTACCTCCTGGGCGAGTTGGTGGCGGGGCGCGTGTCGGGCGGGCTTTTGCGAGGCGTTCTCGTTGGACTGTGGATGCTGTCGCTCCCCGTCATCTACCTGGTGATCCAGCGGGCACCGGTTGTCACAGACGTGCCGCTGATGTCCGTGTTCCTGCCGGCGGTGCTCGGGTTCATCGTCGTCGGCGGAGCATTCCTCTGGTGGGCAGGATCCGCCGACTCCGGAGATCCGGAACGTCTTGCTTCAGGTGTCCTCGTGCTGGCCGCCCTGGGTTCGTGGGCGGTGTCGGTGCCGATGCTGGTTCGTTTCCTCCTCCTCGGCCTGGCGGGTTTCGCACTTGCCGCGCCGACCTTCGGAGGAACCTCGAAGGCACAGAAGAACATCGTCGTTGCCTGGTCGGCCGTGGTCTTGCTCACGGCTTACTTCATGGCGATGATGCAGGCGGACACCGGCCTCGAAGGACTTCAGGGAGAGTTCATCGGCGGCCTCAATCTGACCTTCCTGCTGGCGCTCGCCGGCCTGGCGATCTCGTTCCCGATCGGAATCATGCTCGCCCTGGGCCGGACCTCATCGATGCCCATCTTCCGGTTGCTGAGCACCGGCTACATCGAGACGGTGCGCGGAGTGCCTCTCATCACCGTGCTCTTCTTCGCCAACCTGGTGATCAACCGCTTCCTCCCGCGTGAAGTGGAACTGGACGACGTGGTGAAGGCGATCGTGGCGGTCGCATTGTTCTCTGCGGCCTATCTGGCCGAGAACGTCCGTGGTGGCCTCCAATCGATTCCGAAGGGCCAGTACGAGGCGGCGAAGGCGATGGGGTTGTCGACCGTCCAGACGACCGTGTTCATCACGCTCCCGCAAGCACTCAGGTCGGTCATACCCGCACTGGTCGGCCAGGTCATTTCGCTGTTCAAGGACACGTCGCTCGTGGCGATCATCGGACTGGCCGACTTCCTGCGGGTGGCTCGCGACATCGTGCCCAATCAGCCGGCGTCGCTCGGAAGCCTCCGGGAGAGCCTGCTGTTTGCGATGGTGATCTACTGGATCTTCACATTCAATGTCAGTCGCGCCAGCTTGAAGTTGGAGCGAAAGCTCGGCGTCGGCGAGCGGTAAGCGGAGGTAAATGTGCCAGGCGACAAAGACATCATCATCAGCGAGGGCGTCAAGAAATGGTTTGGGGATTTCCAGGCGTTGAAGGGCGTAACGACCAACATCAAAGAAGGTGAAGTGGTCGTCATCATCGGCCCCTCGGGGTCGGGCAAGTCGACATTCATCCGCTGCATCAACCGGCTCGAAGTTCACCAGGAAGGCCGCATAATCGTGGATGGAGTTGAACTCACCAACGATTTGCGCAACATCGAGAAGATCCGCTCAGAGGTCGGCATGGTGTTCCAGCAGTTCAACCTCTTCCCGCATCTGACCGTGATGCAGAACATCACTCTCGCCCCCATCTGGGTTCGCAAGCACACGAGAGCCGAGGCGGAGGCTACCGCGATGGCCTTGCTAGAGCGGGTCGGCATTCCGGAACAGGCACAGAAGTTCCCCGGGCAGCTCTCCGGCGGCCAGCAACAGCGTGTGGCGATCGCCCGTTCTCTGGCGATGGAGCCACGGATCATGCTCTTCGACGAGCCTACCTCCGCGCTCGACCCGGAGATGATCAAGGAGGTCCTCGACGTGATGAAGGAGCTGGCCAGGTCGGGCATGACCATGCTGGTCGTAACGCACGAGATGGGCTTTGCCAAGGAAGTGGCCGATCGCGTCCTGTTCTTCGACTACGGCAACATCGTCGAAGCCGGCACACCGGAGCATTTCTTCACGAATCCTCAGCACGACAGGACGAAGCTGTTCCTGAGTCAGATTCTCTGAGCAGCTAGCAGTTGCCGTCGTCCGGGGCGGCGATGCACGGCAGCATCGCCGCCTGTCGACACGGAGATCATCCGGTTTGTCTGATGTCGCGCCGATTGAACAGTCCGACGGATAGCGCCAATAACCCTGCGAACAAGCCGGCCAGGACCGCCCCGTGGCCCCAGTGCATTCCGTTCATCAGCGGGTCGCTGGTCAGGTAATAGTAGAACGGTGTCCACTTGGCCAGGCCTGCGAGGCTCTCGCTGAGCGGAAGGAAGGCGTGGAGCACGAACAGGATCAGTGCCAATCCGACCGTTCCGAAGGCGGCGAAACGGGGTCGTCCCGTTGCGGCACTAAAGGCCAGCGACAGAGCTCCGAACACCATCCCGAGGAGTGTCACCAGCAGGCAGGTGGCCGCGATGTTGCCCACGCTCATCCCCAGGCCGCCGATGATCGAACCGAGTGCAACGCCGGAGAACGTGGCAAAACCGACGATCGCGGCGCCGACGACGATCGATACGGTCTTCTCGTACACGATCTTCGATCGCTTGATCGGATTGGCGAGCAGCAGGCCCATGGTGCGGTTCGCTTCCTCTCCGGCGAGGGCCCGTGCCCCGATGGCGATCGTGACGACCATTACCGCAATCGGTGCCATCATGCCGAACGTCTCTATCTGGTAAAAACCCTCAGGAGTCCCCAGATCTCCTCCGCCGAACAAACTGAGGATCGCTTCGGGGAAGGACTTGCCCATGTCGATGAGAAACTCGTCGATCCAGTTGTACATCGGTCCGATGAGGACGCCCATGATCAGGAACTCCACGTAGGACACGATTATGAGGAGTCCCTGGTGCTCGGTGAGGGTCTTGATCCAGATCTTTGAAACCCGCGCCGATCCGGCGAGACGATCGGCGACCTTCTTGGTCATGGGGTGTGCTCGCAGACGGTCCAGTAGTGAAACGCCGGTGCTCTGTCCGCGAAGGTCGCGCCGGTTCAACCCCACGACGGCTGCCGCTCCGAGCACCGCGATTCCGGCGAGGAGGACGCCGATGTGACCCCAGTCGACCCCGTTCAATACTGGTTCGGCGGCCGAGTAGTAGTACCACGGGAAGATCTTCGCGACGTTTTCGAGGCCTTCGATGAGAGGGAAGAGCCCGACACCGATGAAGGAGAGAACCATGATTCCGGACGCAACACCCGACGCCAGTCCGGTCCTGCCGGTCCAGGCGCCGATGGCCATTGCCAGGAATCCGTGGAAGACCGATATGACGAACATGTGCCAGGCGAGGGCGGCGATGTGCATGCCGCCGATCTGGACATCCAGCAGGGCCGGGGTCGCCTCGCCGAATGCCCAGAGGATCAGAGCACCGATTCCCGTGAGGCCTATCAGGGAAGCCGCCTTCGACGCGAGGACGTGTGTGCGGCTCTTGGGATTGCCGAGAAGCAGGCCCATCGTGCCGTTTCGTTCTTCGCCGGCGATCGACGCCGAGCCCATCGAGAGGGCCAACGCCGCCAGCGTGAGCGCGCCGTACGAGGCGTAGATGGCACCGTAGGCGAGGCCGCCTGCATCCGTGTCCTCGGCGATCCCCATCAGCGAGCGAACCGCCTCCGGCATGCTCGTGTACACGGAGAGATCGATGTCGCGATATACCGACATGCCCATCAGGAGCAGCAGGCCGATGCTGACCGCCCCGACTGTGATCCCCTTCCATCTATCGAGGACGTTCTTGGTGAGGACGGTGGCCAGCATCAGGCAGATACCTCCTCATCGCGGTAGTAGGTGAGGAAGATCTCTTCGAGGTCGGCTTCGTGGGTGGTGATGTCGAGAACGTGGAATTGCTCGGTGACGACCTTGAGCAAGGTCTCCATCTGTCCATCGAAGGAGAGGGTCACGTGTTCATTCTGCGCGCTCACCTCGCGTACGCCGGGGAGGCCTTCGAAAGCAGATCCGCTGACCGGGCCGTCGAAGAAGATGTTCACCGTGCGGATGGCTTTCGACCGCAGGCCGGCCACGTCTTCGACTGCGATCAGTTTGCCGTGGCGGATGATGCCGACACGGTTGGCTACTCGCTGCACCTCCGACAGCGTGTGGCTGGACAGGAACACCGTGCGACCCTCTGCGGCTACCTCCCGCATCATCTTCTGGAACTCTCGCTGCACCAGAGGATCGAGTCCGGAGCTGGGCTCATCCATGATCAGGAGATCCGGCCGGTTCATGAAAGCCTGGATCAGGCCGACCTTCTGCCGGTTGCCGGAAGAGAGGTCGCCCACCTTCTTGTCGAGATCGGCATCGAGCCTATCGGCCAGGACCTCGACGTACGACCAGTCGACGCCGCCGCGCAGGTTGGCGAAATAGGTGAGCGTGTCCCGGCCGGTGAGGTTGGGATACATCGCCAGATCACCCGGTACGTAGCCGATGTGACGCCGGATCTCCACCGACCGGGCGTGGGAGTCCAGGCCGAGAATCGATGCCGATCCGGCCGTCGGCCGGATCTCGTCGAGGATCGTGCGGATCATCGTCGTCTTACCTGCCCCGTTCGGCCCGAGAAATCCGAAGATCTCACCCGGCCGGATGTCCAGATCAAGATCAACGAGAGCCTGCACCTCTCCGTAGTGCTTGGTGAGTCCTTCGGTGTGGATGGCGATCTGCTCGGTCATGCGGTTTCCTTTGCGTCGTCGGAGGCGTCGGCGAACGCCTCGGTCCATAGGTTCTTTGTGACGTCGGTGACTACTCCGCCCAGCACATCCAGCGCAGGCAGCACATAGGCGGCGGCCGACTCAGGATCTCGAGAGAAGTCGGCGGTGATGTCCACGCCGAGCAGGCGCTCCATGTGCTTGTGGAGAACGACACCTCCGAGCGACCAAAGCGTGAGCAGAGCGGCTCGCCGGCGAGGGATGTCGCTCGGGGTGAGGAGACCTGCGGCGACTCCGGTCTCCATGTAGCCGACCGCGTCGTTCACCAGTTCGTCGACCAGATCGTCGACGTGGGAAGACCCGTCCACGATGGTGCGCGCCAGGTAGCGAAGCAGGGGCGGTCCGCCGGCCGCGGACCGCAATGCCGCCAGGGGGTCGACACCGGCCCCCTGGGCCATCGCGCTGGCTTTCTGCTCGCGGATCCGGGCGGCGACGTGCTCGTCGCAGGCGATCCGCAGGGCATCCTTCGAGCCGAAGTGGTGAATCACCAAACCGGCCGACACGCCGGCGGCAGCTGCAATGGTGCGGAGGCTCGTGGAATCGATACCGTCGGCGGCGAAACACTCCATTGCCGCATCTCGGATGCGGGCTTTCGCCGTGCGGTCATCGATGCTTGAACGCATGTTCAATAACCTAAACGTTTGTTTCGCCGGGTGCAAGCCGCCGAACCGGGCCGGCCTCGATCGCCGACCAACCGCCGGATGCGGTGAGGCTGGAACCGGGTCTAGCCTCTGCTCGTGTTCCGGCGTGTTGGACTGATCTTTGTGCTGGCTCTCGCGGCATGTTCCGGTGAGGCAGGCTCGTCGACGCCCTTTACCGCCGCAGTCACGATGCCGGCGACTTCAACTGCGCCGCAGACCAGCACTACAACGCTGCCGACGATCGAGTCCTGCGCAGACATCCCCTACCGGCCGCTGGTCGTGCCCGATCGAGCGGCAGGTTCCGAGACGGATCCGGCCGACCTGGGCGAGGATCCGTATTCCACCATTCCCGGAACGACCGTCCGTCTCTGGGTCGATGAGGAGTCCGAACCGGTCATGGCTCTTGTGCGAGGCGCGTTGCCTCCGGAGCCGTGGGCGGGCCCGACCGCCCGGGTCGAGGTGTTGCGAGAAGTCGCCGCGCTCGGTCCGTTGCAGGACGGCGTGTGGGCGGTGGCCTGGTTCGAGAGTGAGGAGCGCTGCGATCTATACACGCTCGTCCTCTATCCGCCGACGTCCGCCGGTGAGGCCCTCGCCGTGGCCGAATCGCTGATACCGGACAGATAGGACGCGGCCCGGCCGGTGGCGGACACCACCGGCCGGGCGCTTCGTCTGCCCGAGGGCATATGCCTACATCGGGTCGTTGGCCGGTTCCTCACCTGGTTCGAACACCGGATTGCTCGCCGTGACCCGGGTCGCCTTGGCGGCGCCCGCCGGTTCGACGTCGATGAACAGGTCGCGAAGAGCGCCGAGGCTCCCGAGAATGCCCGAAGTCTCCAGCGGCAGGAAGATCTTCGTTGCCTGTCCGTCTGCGATTCCCTGCAGAGCCTCCAGGTAGCGGATGGCGATCAAGTCGGGTGTCGGGTCGCCGGTGTGGATGGCACCGAACACTCGCTCGATGGCCTGCCCTTCACCTTCGGCGACCGTGAGCTTCTGGTACTTGTCTGCGTCGGCCACACGCTTGATGGCCTCTGCTTCACCCTCGGCTCGCAGGATCTGGGCTTCCTTCACGCCCTCCGCTTTGAGGATGGCGGACCGCTTCTGACCTTCGGCCTCCGTCACGATTGCACGCCGATCGCGCTCGGCCTTCATCTGGCGGTGCATGGCGTCGGTGACGTCGGGTGGCGGCTCGATCCGCTGGATCTCGACACGGACAACGCGGGTTCCCCATTTGTCGGTCGCTTCGTCGAGGATCGCTCGCAGCGTCGTGTTGATCAGCTCCCGCGAAGTCAAAGCCTCGTCGAGCTGCAGGTCGCCGATGACGTTACGAAGGTTCGTCTGGGCCAGCTTGATGACCGCCTGGGCGAAGTTCTGCACGTTGTACTGGAGCTTCACCGGATCCGTTGCCTCGTAGTAGATGACCGCGTCGACGGTGACTACCACGTTGTCCTTGGTGATGACCTCTTGCGGGGGAACGTCGATGACCCGCTCACGCATGTCGACCTTCGTCATGCGCTTCACGAATGGCATGACCCAGCGCAGGCCTTCTCCCACCGTTCGCTCGTACCTACCCAGGAACTCGATGAGCCCCTGTTCGAACGGGCGAACCACCTTGAGGCCCATCGCGGCGATCACGATCGCCATCAACGCGAGGACGATCAGTAATCCAATCAATGCCTCCATGTCTTCTCCCTTTCTTCCGTTGCGTGTATCAGTTCTTCACAGCCCGGCTGCTACAAGCCGGTCGCGGCGCGTTCTTGTTCGATCTCGGCTCCGGTCATGCCCGATCGTCTTCCGTCACCACCAGGCGGGATCCGGTGATACGAATCACCCTGACCGGAGTGCCCTCCTCGATGATCTCGCCCTCGGTCGTAGCCCGCCACTTCTCCGACTCCATCCGCACCATGCCCGTGCTTGCTGCGGGGTCGATCGTCTCGAGGACGATGGCCTTGGCGTGGAGGTAACGGTTGCTTCCTACCGGGGTCGGCTCATGGTCGTCCTGGTGGTGGACGAACCGCCGCACGAAGAAGAGCGAGATGATCGACACCACGAAGAACGTGATCCACTGGGCCGCCGGCCCTGCCTCGAACCAGGCGAGCAATGCCGCCGCGCCGGCTCCGATGCCGAACGGCAGCAGGAAGAACCCCGCTGTGAACATCTCGCCGATCAACATGACGACGGCGAGGATCGTCCAGACCCAGCGCCATACCTCAAAGTCCATTCCCTCGTCTCCTTTCCCAATCCAGTACCCAAGCGCCGTAACCGCTGCAATCGAAACTATGTAGAGGAGGAACGCCATCTGTGCACTCCGCCGGCGCTCGGCTGCGCCACTCTTGACCTCTTGCCACGTCGGCAGATCCCCTGATGTGCGGCTGCGCTGCTCCGCCGCCCAGGCCTCTGCGAATGCGGCAATGTCGGGTCCCACCACCATGGTGGGGGTCTTGCCCTCGCTCGCCGCCTCGCTGAGGTGTTGTTCCAGCTCGATACGCATCTCGTTCGCCGTTTTGCGCGGCACATGTGTCTGCAACCAATAGCGCTCGCAGTCGGCGGCCGTTTCGGTCACTGATCTATCGGTCGACACGTGTACCTCCATCAAGAACTCGACTGACACCGTCTGTCAGATCCAGCCATTCCCCTTTCCAGACGGCGAGGCGTTCCTCGCCGTCCGGAAGAATCCTGTAGTACTTCCGTCGCGGCCCTTCGGTCGATGCCACCAGATAGCCCTCGATGAGCTCCTGTCGCTGGAGTC from Acidimicrobiia bacterium encodes the following:
- a CDS encoding ABC transporter permease subunit (The N-terminal region of this protein, as described by TIGR01726, is a three transmembrane segment that identifies a subfamily of ABC transporter permease subunits, which specificities that include histidine, arginine, glutamine, glutamate, L-cystine (sic), the opines (in Agrobacterium) octopine and nopaline, etc.), encoding QTATPRSAHERPPFWRDATVLKWAAQIAVLLGLVFVAVIAARSAARNLEAQGLTFSWRFLSDPPGIQLSEGFATLPESGLEAILVGVVNMLRVTASGVVAATILGIVIGIARLSSNWLVNKSSTVYVETIRNIPLLLQIVFWAAVFVSFPNLESEGSGPIEGWLYATNKGLSIPWFFPREAFWQWFVFVVAGAVAARFAFRWRVRVLEETGQEAHAVGYSLAAFLIFAVVGWFAHPLAGAIGWIFGGLAWLFGSIPMLLMQIILAVLALGLAAWWIKRFLDSLRSPAGLARLTDDDIFRMGLAGAMGLVAAVVFFLVPGITEGINLGLERLFQFWDTKFDFLRTGTVLEFGRPTVETPGRFAGFGLTGMTMSGPFFGVWMGVTLYTAAFIAEIVRGGILAVAKGQSEAGLALGLKRSQLLRMIILPQAFRIILPPMGNQYLNLAKNTSLGIAVGYAEVVAVGQTLFNQTGATIQVILIWMGFYLLVSLTLSSIVNWYNRRVALVER
- a CDS encoding amino acid ABC transporter permease, producing the protein MTDPIVNEVQQSESAPERQSAGAIRWAKENLFSSVLNSILSLLMLAIIVFFVRGVLSYSFSEDRLWNVIPRNMKLYWTEAYPVAEMTRTWVSLGVVVVLTGLSLAVWRVGGRTSPRQFGRTLASLGITGLVIAVLAEASAGIRIGAAVAGLVLILAGQAVRLSAGPRFKEETIHIRSILLGVLVIIGVIVWILPIESGTKVSLSIQGALLVVSYLLGELVAGRVSGGLLRGVLVGLWMLSLPVIYLVIQRAPVVTDVPLMSVFLPAVLGFIVVGGAFLWWAGSADSGDPERLASGVLVLAALGSWAVSVPMLVRFLLLGLAGFALAAPTFGGTSKAQKNIVVAWSAVVLLTAYFMAMMQADTGLEGLQGEFIGGLNLTFLLALAGLAISFPIGIMLALGRTSSMPIFRLLSTGYIETVRGVPLITVLFFANLVINRFLPREVELDDVVKAIVAVALFSAAYLAENVRGGLQSIPKGQYEAAKAMGLSTVQTTVFITLPQALRSVIPALVGQVISLFKDTSLVAIIGLADFLRVARDIVPNQPASLGSLRESLLFAMVIYWIFTFNVSRASLKLERKLGVGER
- a CDS encoding amino acid ABC transporter ATP-binding protein encodes the protein MPGDKDIIISEGVKKWFGDFQALKGVTTNIKEGEVVVIIGPSGSGKSTFIRCINRLEVHQEGRIIVDGVELTNDLRNIEKIRSEVGMVFQQFNLFPHLTVMQNITLAPIWVRKHTRAEAEATAMALLERVGIPEQAQKFPGQLSGGQQQRVAIARSLAMEPRIMLFDEPTSALDPEMIKEVLDVMKELARSGMTMLVVTHEMGFAKEVADRVLFFDYGNIVEAGTPEHFFTNPQHDRTKLFLSQIL
- a CDS encoding ABC transporter permease subunit, which translates into the protein MLATVLTKNVLDRWKGITVGAVSIGLLLLMGMSVYRDIDLSVYTSMPEAVRSLMGIAEDTDAGGLAYGAIYASYGALTLAALALSMGSASIAGEERNGTMGLLLGNPKSRTHVLASKAASLIGLTGIGALILWAFGEATPALLDVQIGGMHIAALAWHMFVISVFHGFLAMAIGAWTGRTGLASGVASGIMVLSFIGVGLFPLIEGLENVAKIFPWYYYSAAEPVLNGVDWGHIGVLLAGIAVLGAAAVVGLNRRDLRGQSTGVSLLDRLRAHPMTKKVADRLAGSARVSKIWIKTLTEHQGLLIIVSYVEFLIMGVLIGPMYNWIDEFLIDMGKSFPEAILSLFGGGDLGTPEGFYQIETFGMMAPIAVMVVTIAIGARALAGEEANRTMGLLLANPIKRSKIVYEKTVSIVVGAAIVGFATFSGVALGSIIGGLGMSVGNIAATCLLVTLLGMVFGALSLAFSAATGRPRFAAFGTVGLALILFVLHAFLPLSESLAGLAKWTPFYYYLTSDPLMNGMHWGHGAVLAGLFAGLLALSVGLFNRRDIRQTG
- a CDS encoding ABC transporter ATP-binding protein encodes the protein MTEQIAIHTEGLTKHYGEVQALVDLDLDIRPGEIFGFLGPNGAGKTTMIRTILDEIRPTAGSASILGLDSHARSVEIRRHIGYVPGDLAMYPNLTGRDTLTYFANLRGGVDWSYVEVLADRLDADLDKKVGDLSSGNRQKVGLIQAFMNRPDLLIMDEPSSGLDPLVQREFQKMMREVAAEGRTVFLSSHTLSEVQRVANRVGIIRHGKLIAVEDVAGLRSKAIRTVNIFFDGPVSGSAFEGLPGVREVSAQNEHVTLSFDGQMETLLKVVTEQFHVLDITTHEADLEEIFLTYYRDEEVSA
- a CDS encoding TetR family transcriptional regulator, producing the protein MRSSIDDRTAKARIRDAAMECFAADGIDSTSLRTIAAAAGVSAGLVIHHFGSKDALRIACDEHVAARIREQKASAMAQGAGVDPLAALRSAAGGPPLLRYLARTIVDGSSHVDDLVDELVNDAVGYMETGVAAGLLTPSDIPRRRAALLTLWSLGGVVLHKHMERLLGVDITADFSRDPESAAAYVLPALDVLGGVVTDVTKNLWTEAFADASDDAKETA
- a CDS encoding SPFH domain-containing protein, with the protein product MIGLLIVLALMAIVIAAMGLKVVRPFEQGLIEFLGRYERTVGEGLRWVMPFVKRMTKVDMRERVIDVPPQEVITKDNVVVTVDAVIYYEATDPVKLQYNVQNFAQAVIKLAQTNLRNVIGDLQLDEALTSRELINTTLRAILDEATDKWGTRVVRVEIQRIEPPPDVTDAMHRQMKAERDRRAIVTEAEGQKRSAILKAEGVKEAQILRAEGEAEAIKRVADADKYQKLTVAEGEGQAIERVFGAIHTGDPTPDLIAIRYLEALQGIADGQATKIFLPLETSGILGSLGALRDLFIDVEPAGAAKATRVTASNPVFEPGEEPANDPM
- a CDS encoding NfeD family protein — protein: MSVEFLMEVHVSTDRSVTETAADCERYWLQTHVPRKTANEMRIELEQHLSEAASEGKTPTMVVGPDIAAFAEAWAAEQRSRTSGDLPTWQEVKSGAAERRRSAQMAFLLYIVSIAAVTALGYWIGKGDEGMDFEVWRWVWTILAVVMLIGEMFTAGFFLLPFGIGAGAAALLAWFEAGPAAQWITFFVVSIISLFFVRRFVHHQDDHEPTPVGSNRYLHAKAIVLETIDPAASTGMVRMESEKWRATTEGEIIEEGTPVRVIRITGSRLVVTEDDRA
- a CDS encoding PadR family transcriptional regulator; this encodes MSVERSSQLLKGVLDMCLLAIIAEEPSYGYEMVRKLHERGLSLASEGSIYPLLSRLQRQELIEGYLVASTEGPRRKYYRILPDGEERLAVWKGEWLDLTDGVSRVLDGGTRVDR